The following proteins come from a genomic window of Nicotiana tomentosiformis chromosome 12, ASM39032v3, whole genome shotgun sequence:
- the LOC104118144 gene encoding probable LRR receptor-like serine/threonine-protein kinase At1g63430 isoform X2, whose translation MARDHVIKINISGASLKGFLSPNLHLISSLQELILHGNVLIGTIPREIGLLKNLKVLDLGSNQLTGPIPLELGNLSNIMKINLQSNGLTGKLPYELGNLKYLQELRLDRNKLKGTVPASNGSNFTSNVHGMYASGAKPTGLCSLSQLKVADFSFNFFFGGIPKCLHYLPKSSFQGNCLQEKDPRQRSTALCGGTPPAKSHPMQSNNKHQSAEGGARHKATSKPTWLLALEAITGVIAGSLFLVALLTAIHKCKNKSSIIIIPWKKSASEKDHMTVYVDTEMLKDVLRYSRQELEVACEDFSNIIGSSPDSLVYKGTMKGGPEIAVISLCVREEHWTAYLELYFQKEVAELARINHENTAKLLGYCSESSPFTRMLVFEYASNGTLYEHLHYGEGCQLSWTRRMKIVIGIAKGLKYLHSELVPPFTISELNSNAVYLTEDFSPRLVDFESWKTIIARSEKNSGAISSEGAICVLPNSLESRHLDVQGNIYAFGVLLLEIISGRPPYCKDKGCLVDWAKEFLEVPEVLPYVVDPELKHFKYEDLKVICEVVNLCIHPNSSSRTSMRDLCAMLESNIDTSITAELKASSLAWAELALSS comes from the exons ATGGCCCGAGATCATGTCATAAAAAT TAACATTTCTGGTGCTTCTTTGAAGGGTTTTCTTTCGCCGAACTTGCATCTAATATCTTCTTTGCAAGAACT GATTTTGCACGGAAATGTACTGATTGGTACAATACCAAGAGAGATAGGCTTGTTGAAAAACTTAAAGGTCTTGGATTTGGGTTCTAACCAGCTTACAGGACCAATTCCTCTCGAGCTTGGCAACTTGTCAAATATTATGAAAAT AAACCTTCAATCCAACGGATTAACAGGTAAATTGCCCTATGAGCTTGGTAATCTGAAATACCTTCAAGAGCTTCGGCTGGACAGAAACAAACTCAAAGGAACAGTGCCTGCTAGTAATGGCTCAAACTTTACGTCCAATGTACATGGGAT GTATGCCTCTGGTGCCAAACCTACTGGTCTTTGTAGTTTATCTCAACTGAAAGTTGCTGATTTCTCCTTCAATTTCTTCTTTGGTGGCATACCAAAGTGTCTGCATTACCTTCCAAA ATCTAGCTTTCAAGGAAATTGCCTTCAAGAAAAAGATCCCAGACAGCGCTCTACTGCTTTATGTG GAGGCACGCCACCTGCCAAAAGCCATCCAATGCAGAGCAATAACAAGCATCAGTCTGCTGAAGGAGGAGCCAGACATAAGGCTACTTCAAAACCCACGTGGCTTTTAGCTTTAGAAGCGATAACGGGAGTTATTGCAGGTTCTCTCTTCCTTGTGGCTCTTCTGACTGCCATTCACAAGTGTAAGAACAAATCATCAATTATCATCATCCCTTGGAAGAAATCAGCAAGTGAGAAGGACCATATGACAGTTTATGTAG ATACTGAGATGCTAAAAGACGTTCTAAGATATAGCAGACAAGAACTTGAGGTAGCTTGTGAAGATTTCAGCAATATTATTGGATCTTCACCAGACAGCTTGGTCTACAAAGGAACCATGAAAGGCGGACCTGAAATTGCTGTAATTTCCCTTTGTGTTAGAGAAGAGCACTGGACTGCCTATCTAGAACTTTATTTTCAGAAAGAG GTAGCAGAATTAGCGAGAATAAATCATGAGAACACTGCAAAACTTCTAGGTTACTGCAGTGAGAGCAGTCCCTTCACAAGGATGTTGGTGTTTGAGTATGCATCTAATGGGACATTATATGAACACCTTCATT ATGGAGAAGGATGTCAACTTTCTTGGACGCGGCGGATGAAAATAGTTATTGGCATCGCTAAGGGGCTAAAATATCTCCATTCAGAACTTGTCCCACCGTTTACTATATCAGAATTGAATTCAAACGCTGTCTATCTCACCGAAGATTTTTCTCCCAGA CTTGttgattttgaaagttggaaaaCAATAATTGCCAGATCAGAAAAGAATTCTGGTGCTATCAGTAGTGAAGGAGCAATATGTGTCCTTCCTAATTCTCTAGAGAGTCGTCATCTTGACGTCCAGGGTAATATTTATGCGTTTGGAGTACTACTGCTCGAAATAATTAGCGGGAGACCTCCATATTGCAAAGATAAAGGTTGCTTAGTAGATTGG GCGAAAGAGTTCCTTGAAGTGCCAGAGGTATTGCCTTATGTTGTAGATCCTGAGTTGAAACATTTCAAATATGAAGACCTCAAAGTGATTTGTGAGGTGGTCAACCTTTGTATCCACCCAAATTCCAGTAGCAGGACTTCCATGAGAGACTTGTGTGCTATGTTGGAGAGCAACATTGACACATCCATAACTGCAGAGCTCAAGGCATCGTCTTTGGCATGGGCCGAGCTTGCACTCTCATCCTAA
- the LOC104118144 gene encoding probable LRR receptor-like serine/threonine-protein kinase At1g63430 isoform X1 — protein MRTWVLFVVLVTVGPMFLMTCDASFPLNEVYVLNNFREAIYEDPLLVFSNWNALDSDPCDWSGIFCSMARDHVIKINISGASLKGFLSPNLHLISSLQELILHGNVLIGTIPREIGLLKNLKVLDLGSNQLTGPIPLELGNLSNIMKINLQSNGLTGKLPYELGNLKYLQELRLDRNKLKGTVPASNGSNFTSNVHGMYASGAKPTGLCSLSQLKVADFSFNFFFGGIPKCLHYLPKSSFQGNCLQEKDPRQRSTALCGGTPPAKSHPMQSNNKHQSAEGGARHKATSKPTWLLALEAITGVIAGSLFLVALLTAIHKCKNKSSIIIIPWKKSASEKDHMTVYVDTEMLKDVLRYSRQELEVACEDFSNIIGSSPDSLVYKGTMKGGPEIAVISLCVREEHWTAYLELYFQKEVAELARINHENTAKLLGYCSESSPFTRMLVFEYASNGTLYEHLHYGEGCQLSWTRRMKIVIGIAKGLKYLHSELVPPFTISELNSNAVYLTEDFSPRLVDFESWKTIIARSEKNSGAISSEGAICVLPNSLESRHLDVQGNIYAFGVLLLEIISGRPPYCKDKGCLVDWAKEFLEVPEVLPYVVDPELKHFKYEDLKVICEVVNLCIHPNSSSRTSMRDLCAMLESNIDTSITAELKASSLAWAELALSS, from the exons ATGAGAACTTGGGTTTTATTTGTAGTTTTAGTTACTGTTGGGCCAATGTTTTTGATGACATGTGATGCTTCTTTTCCATTAAATGAAG TTTATGTTCTAAATAACTTCAGGGAAGCTATATATGAAGACCCACTTTTGGTATTCTCAAATTGGAATGCCTTAGATTCAGATCCTTGTGACTGGTCTGGTATTTTTTGCTCTATGGCCCGAGATCATGTCATAAAAAT TAACATTTCTGGTGCTTCTTTGAAGGGTTTTCTTTCGCCGAACTTGCATCTAATATCTTCTTTGCAAGAACT GATTTTGCACGGAAATGTACTGATTGGTACAATACCAAGAGAGATAGGCTTGTTGAAAAACTTAAAGGTCTTGGATTTGGGTTCTAACCAGCTTACAGGACCAATTCCTCTCGAGCTTGGCAACTTGTCAAATATTATGAAAAT AAACCTTCAATCCAACGGATTAACAGGTAAATTGCCCTATGAGCTTGGTAATCTGAAATACCTTCAAGAGCTTCGGCTGGACAGAAACAAACTCAAAGGAACAGTGCCTGCTAGTAATGGCTCAAACTTTACGTCCAATGTACATGGGAT GTATGCCTCTGGTGCCAAACCTACTGGTCTTTGTAGTTTATCTCAACTGAAAGTTGCTGATTTCTCCTTCAATTTCTTCTTTGGTGGCATACCAAAGTGTCTGCATTACCTTCCAAA ATCTAGCTTTCAAGGAAATTGCCTTCAAGAAAAAGATCCCAGACAGCGCTCTACTGCTTTATGTG GAGGCACGCCACCTGCCAAAAGCCATCCAATGCAGAGCAATAACAAGCATCAGTCTGCTGAAGGAGGAGCCAGACATAAGGCTACTTCAAAACCCACGTGGCTTTTAGCTTTAGAAGCGATAACGGGAGTTATTGCAGGTTCTCTCTTCCTTGTGGCTCTTCTGACTGCCATTCACAAGTGTAAGAACAAATCATCAATTATCATCATCCCTTGGAAGAAATCAGCAAGTGAGAAGGACCATATGACAGTTTATGTAG ATACTGAGATGCTAAAAGACGTTCTAAGATATAGCAGACAAGAACTTGAGGTAGCTTGTGAAGATTTCAGCAATATTATTGGATCTTCACCAGACAGCTTGGTCTACAAAGGAACCATGAAAGGCGGACCTGAAATTGCTGTAATTTCCCTTTGTGTTAGAGAAGAGCACTGGACTGCCTATCTAGAACTTTATTTTCAGAAAGAG GTAGCAGAATTAGCGAGAATAAATCATGAGAACACTGCAAAACTTCTAGGTTACTGCAGTGAGAGCAGTCCCTTCACAAGGATGTTGGTGTTTGAGTATGCATCTAATGGGACATTATATGAACACCTTCATT ATGGAGAAGGATGTCAACTTTCTTGGACGCGGCGGATGAAAATAGTTATTGGCATCGCTAAGGGGCTAAAATATCTCCATTCAGAACTTGTCCCACCGTTTACTATATCAGAATTGAATTCAAACGCTGTCTATCTCACCGAAGATTTTTCTCCCAGA CTTGttgattttgaaagttggaaaaCAATAATTGCCAGATCAGAAAAGAATTCTGGTGCTATCAGTAGTGAAGGAGCAATATGTGTCCTTCCTAATTCTCTAGAGAGTCGTCATCTTGACGTCCAGGGTAATATTTATGCGTTTGGAGTACTACTGCTCGAAATAATTAGCGGGAGACCTCCATATTGCAAAGATAAAGGTTGCTTAGTAGATTGG GCGAAAGAGTTCCTTGAAGTGCCAGAGGTATTGCCTTATGTTGTAGATCCTGAGTTGAAACATTTCAAATATGAAGACCTCAAAGTGATTTGTGAGGTGGTCAACCTTTGTATCCACCCAAATTCCAGTAGCAGGACTTCCATGAGAGACTTGTGTGCTATGTTGGAGAGCAACATTGACACATCCATAACTGCAGAGCTCAAGGCATCGTCTTTGGCATGGGCCGAGCTTGCACTCTCATCCTAA